A region of Salvelinus namaycush isolate Seneca chromosome 9, SaNama_1.0, whole genome shotgun sequence DNA encodes the following proteins:
- the LOC120054013 gene encoding extensin-like: MDMRCPSTLNPSEFPSTPTPTRATLHRDHQPPQEFHSTPNRPQPEFPSTQRQPEFTSTPTPTRVYLHPNPHQSSSPTQPPPEFISNPTPTRVQLHPNPHQSLPPTPTRVKLQPNPHQSSPPPQPPPEFTSTPTPTRVHLQPNPHQSLPPTQPPPEFNSTPTPTRVKLQPIPHQSLPPTQPPPEFTSNPTPTRVNLQPNPYQISPPPQPPPEFTSNPTPTRVYLQPNPHQSLPPTQPLPDFTSTSTPTRAP, from the exons ATGGATATG CGTTGTCCCTCCACCCTGAACCCATCAGAGTTCCCCTCAACCCCAACCCCCACCAGAGCTACCCTCCACCGCGACCATCAACCCCCACAAGAGTTCCATTCCACCCCGAACCGACCCCAACCAGAGTTCCCCTCAACCCAACGCCAACCAGAGTTCACCTCCACCCCAACCCCCACCAGAGTTTACCTCCACCCCAACCCCCACCAGAGTTCATCTCCAACCCAACCCCCACCAGAGTTCATCTCCAACCCAACCCCCACCAGAGTTCAACTCCACCCCAACCCCCACCAGAGTTTacctccaacccccaccagaGTTAAACTCCAACCCAACCCCCACCAGAGTTCACCTCCACCCCAACCCCCACCAGAGTTTACCTCCACCCCAACCCCCACCAGAGTTCATCTCCAACCCAACCCCCACCAGAGTTTACCTCCAACCCAACCCCCACCAGAGTTCAACTCCACCCCAACCCCCACCAGAGTTAAACTCCAACCCATCCCCCACCAGAGTTTACCTCCAACCCAACCCCCACCAGAGTTTACCTCCAACCCAACCCCCACCAGAGTTAATCTCCAACCCAACCCCTACCAGATTTCACCTCCACCTCAACCCCCACCAGAGTTTACCTCCAACCCAACCCCCACCAGAGTTTACCTCCAACCCAACCCCCACCAGAGTTTACCTCCAACCCAACCCCTACCAGATTTCACCTCCACCTCAACCCCCACCAGAGCTCCTTAA
- the LOC120053714 gene encoding ELAV-like protein 1 isoform X3, which yields MKQEAYDNGYDEHMEDEPKDAKTNLIVNYLPQNMSQDELRSLFSSIGEVESAKLIRDKVAGNPYHKNQSHSLGYGFVNYVNASDAERAINTLNGLRLQSKTIKVSFARPSSDGIKDANLYISGLPKTMTQKDVEDMFTRYGRIINSRVLVDQASGLSRGVAFIRFDKRAEAEDAIKDLNGQKPPGASEPITVKFAASPNQAKNSQLINQLYHNQGRRFGGPVHHQAQRFRFSPMSVDHMSSMSTVSAQGNSTAGWCIFIYNLGQDADEGILWQMFGPFGAVTNVKVIRDFNTNKCKGFGFVTMTNYEEAAMAIASLNGYRIGDKILQVSFKTSKGGHK from the exons ATGAAG CAAGAAGCTTATGATAACGGTTACGACGAACACATGGAAGATGAGCCCAAAGATGCCAAAACCAACCTTATTGTCAATTACCTGCCCCAGAACATGAGTCAGGACGAGTTGCGGAGTCTCTTCAGCAGCATCGGCGAGGTGGAGTCTGCCAAACTCATCCGCGATAAAGTGGCAGGTAATCCCTATCACAAAAACCAGA GCCACAGTTTAGGGTACGGATTTGTTAACTATGTTAACGCTAGTGATGCAGAAAGGGCTATCAATACCCTCAATGGGCTGAGACTACAGTCTAAAACTATCAAG GTGTCCTTTGCCAGGCCAAGCTCTGACGGTATTAAGGATGCCAATCTTTACATTAGTGGGCTGCCCAAGACCATGACACAGAAAGACGTGGAGGATATGTTCACACGCTATGGCCGCATCATCAACTCGCGTGTATTGGTCGATCAGGCCTCCG GCTTGTCCAGGGGTGTGGCCTTTATCCGCTTTGACAAACGGGCCGAGGCGGAGGACGCTATCAAAGACCTGAACGGGCAGAAACCCCCTGGTGCCTCGGAGCCCATCACAGTGAAGTTTGCTGCCAGCCCCAACCAGGCCAAGAACTcccagcttatcaaccagctctACCACAACCAGGGCCGGCGCTTTGGAGGTCCAGTACACCACCAGGCCCAGAGATTCAG GTTCTCTCCAATGAGTGTGGACCACATGAGCAGCATGTCTACGGTTAGCGCTCAGGGGAACTCCACGGCTGGCTGGTGTATCTTCATCTACAACCTGGGCCAGGACGCTGACGAGGGCATCCTGTGGCAGATGTTCGGGCCGTTCGGAGCCGTCACCAACGTCAAGGTCATCCGAGACTTCAACACCAACAAGTGCAAAGGCTTCGGCTTCGTCACCATGACCAACTATGAGGAGGCCGCCATGGCCATCGCCAGCCTCAACGGTTACCGCATTGGAGACAAGATCCTGCAGGTTTCCTTCAAAACCAGCAAGGGGGGTCACAAGTAA
- the LOC120053714 gene encoding ELAV-like protein 1 isoform X4: MTQKDVEDMFTRYGRIINSRVLVDQASGLSRGVAFIRFDKRAEAEDAIKDLNGQKPPGASEPITVKFAASPNQAKNSQLINQLYHNQGRRFGGPVHHQAQRFRFSPMSVDHMSSMSTVSAQGNSTAGWCIFIYNLGQDADEGILWQMFGPFGAVTNVKVIRDFNTNKCKGFGFVTMTNYEEAAMAIASLNGYRIGDKILQVSFKTSKGGHK; the protein is encoded by the exons ATGACACAGAAAGACGTGGAGGATATGTTCACACGCTATGGCCGCATCATCAACTCGCGTGTATTGGTCGATCAGGCCTCCG GCTTGTCCAGGGGTGTGGCCTTTATCCGCTTTGACAAACGGGCCGAGGCGGAGGACGCTATCAAAGACCTGAACGGGCAGAAACCCCCTGGTGCCTCGGAGCCCATCACAGTGAAGTTTGCTGCCAGCCCCAACCAGGCCAAGAACTcccagcttatcaaccagctctACCACAACCAGGGCCGGCGCTTTGGAGGTCCAGTACACCACCAGGCCCAGAGATTCAG GTTCTCTCCAATGAGTGTGGACCACATGAGCAGCATGTCTACGGTTAGCGCTCAGGGGAACTCCACGGCTGGCTGGTGTATCTTCATCTACAACCTGGGCCAGGACGCTGACGAGGGCATCCTGTGGCAGATGTTCGGGCCGTTCGGAGCCGTCACCAACGTCAAGGTCATCCGAGACTTCAACACCAACAAGTGCAAAGGCTTCGGCTTCGTCACCATGACCAACTATGAGGAGGCCGCCATGGCCATCGCCAGCCTCAACGGTTACCGCATTGGAGACAAGATCCTGCAGGTTTCCTTCAAAACCAGCAAGGGGGGTCACAAGTAA
- the LOC120053714 gene encoding ELAV-like protein 1 isoform X2, whose protein sequence is MAVRRGHIRYLKVCEVQSCQGDNRESQQHVSKGSINMKQEAYDNGYDEHMEDEPKDAKTNLIVNYLPQNMSQDELRSLFSSIGEVESAKLIRDKVAGHSLGYGFVNYVNASDAERAINTLNGLRLQSKTIKVSFARPSSDGIKDANLYISGLPKTMTQKDVEDMFTRYGRIINSRVLVDQASGLSRGVAFIRFDKRAEAEDAIKDLNGQKPPGASEPITVKFAASPNQAKNSQLINQLYHNQGRRFGGPVHHQAQRFRFSPMSVDHMSSMSTVSAQGNSTAGWCIFIYNLGQDADEGILWQMFGPFGAVTNVKVIRDFNTNKCKGFGFVTMTNYEEAAMAIASLNGYRIGDKILQVSFKTSKGGHK, encoded by the exons ATGGCAGTCAGAAGGGGACACATTAGATACCTCAAA GTGTGTGAGGTACAGAGTTGTCAGGGTGACAATAGGGAATCACAACAGCATGTCAGTAAGGGTTCAATTAACATGAAG CAAGAAGCTTATGATAACGGTTACGACGAACACATGGAAGATGAGCCCAAAGATGCCAAAACCAACCTTATTGTCAATTACCTGCCCCAGAACATGAGTCAGGACGAGTTGCGGAGTCTCTTCAGCAGCATCGGCGAGGTGGAGTCTGCCAAACTCATCCGCGATAAAGTGGCAG GCCACAGTTTAGGGTACGGATTTGTTAACTATGTTAACGCTAGTGATGCAGAAAGGGCTATCAATACCCTCAATGGGCTGAGACTACAGTCTAAAACTATCAAG GTGTCCTTTGCCAGGCCAAGCTCTGACGGTATTAAGGATGCCAATCTTTACATTAGTGGGCTGCCCAAGACCATGACACAGAAAGACGTGGAGGATATGTTCACACGCTATGGCCGCATCATCAACTCGCGTGTATTGGTCGATCAGGCCTCCG GCTTGTCCAGGGGTGTGGCCTTTATCCGCTTTGACAAACGGGCCGAGGCGGAGGACGCTATCAAAGACCTGAACGGGCAGAAACCCCCTGGTGCCTCGGAGCCCATCACAGTGAAGTTTGCTGCCAGCCCCAACCAGGCCAAGAACTcccagcttatcaaccagctctACCACAACCAGGGCCGGCGCTTTGGAGGTCCAGTACACCACCAGGCCCAGAGATTCAG GTTCTCTCCAATGAGTGTGGACCACATGAGCAGCATGTCTACGGTTAGCGCTCAGGGGAACTCCACGGCTGGCTGGTGTATCTTCATCTACAACCTGGGCCAGGACGCTGACGAGGGCATCCTGTGGCAGATGTTCGGGCCGTTCGGAGCCGTCACCAACGTCAAGGTCATCCGAGACTTCAACACCAACAAGTGCAAAGGCTTCGGCTTCGTCACCATGACCAACTATGAGGAGGCCGCCATGGCCATCGCCAGCCTCAACGGTTACCGCATTGGAGACAAGATCCTGCAGGTTTCCTTCAAAACCAGCAAGGGGGGTCACAAGTAA
- the LOC120053714 gene encoding ELAV-like protein 1 isoform X1 → MAVRRGHIRYLKVCEVQSCQGDNRESQQHVSKGSINMKQEAYDNGYDEHMEDEPKDAKTNLIVNYLPQNMSQDELRSLFSSIGEVESAKLIRDKVAGNPYHKNQSHSLGYGFVNYVNASDAERAINTLNGLRLQSKTIKVSFARPSSDGIKDANLYISGLPKTMTQKDVEDMFTRYGRIINSRVLVDQASGLSRGVAFIRFDKRAEAEDAIKDLNGQKPPGASEPITVKFAASPNQAKNSQLINQLYHNQGRRFGGPVHHQAQRFRFSPMSVDHMSSMSTVSAQGNSTAGWCIFIYNLGQDADEGILWQMFGPFGAVTNVKVIRDFNTNKCKGFGFVTMTNYEEAAMAIASLNGYRIGDKILQVSFKTSKGGHK, encoded by the exons ATGGCAGTCAGAAGGGGACACATTAGATACCTCAAA GTGTGTGAGGTACAGAGTTGTCAGGGTGACAATAGGGAATCACAACAGCATGTCAGTAAGGGTTCAATTAACATGAAG CAAGAAGCTTATGATAACGGTTACGACGAACACATGGAAGATGAGCCCAAAGATGCCAAAACCAACCTTATTGTCAATTACCTGCCCCAGAACATGAGTCAGGACGAGTTGCGGAGTCTCTTCAGCAGCATCGGCGAGGTGGAGTCTGCCAAACTCATCCGCGATAAAGTGGCAGGTAATCCCTATCACAAAAACCAGA GCCACAGTTTAGGGTACGGATTTGTTAACTATGTTAACGCTAGTGATGCAGAAAGGGCTATCAATACCCTCAATGGGCTGAGACTACAGTCTAAAACTATCAAG GTGTCCTTTGCCAGGCCAAGCTCTGACGGTATTAAGGATGCCAATCTTTACATTAGTGGGCTGCCCAAGACCATGACACAGAAAGACGTGGAGGATATGTTCACACGCTATGGCCGCATCATCAACTCGCGTGTATTGGTCGATCAGGCCTCCG GCTTGTCCAGGGGTGTGGCCTTTATCCGCTTTGACAAACGGGCCGAGGCGGAGGACGCTATCAAAGACCTGAACGGGCAGAAACCCCCTGGTGCCTCGGAGCCCATCACAGTGAAGTTTGCTGCCAGCCCCAACCAGGCCAAGAACTcccagcttatcaaccagctctACCACAACCAGGGCCGGCGCTTTGGAGGTCCAGTACACCACCAGGCCCAGAGATTCAG GTTCTCTCCAATGAGTGTGGACCACATGAGCAGCATGTCTACGGTTAGCGCTCAGGGGAACTCCACGGCTGGCTGGTGTATCTTCATCTACAACCTGGGCCAGGACGCTGACGAGGGCATCCTGTGGCAGATGTTCGGGCCGTTCGGAGCCGTCACCAACGTCAAGGTCATCCGAGACTTCAACACCAACAAGTGCAAAGGCTTCGGCTTCGTCACCATGACCAACTATGAGGAGGCCGCCATGGCCATCGCCAGCCTCAACGGTTACCGCATTGGAGACAAGATCCTGCAGGTTTCCTTCAAAACCAGCAAGGGGGGTCACAAGTAA